A region from the Fusarium musae strain F31 chromosome 1, whole genome shotgun sequence genome encodes:
- the ARP4 gene encoding NuA4 histone acetyltransferase subunit (EggNog:ENOG41~BUSCO:EOG09262MOO) produces MAQQPLPTSMQPTDIYGGDEVSALVLDPGYCYTRAGFAGEDVPKSILPSFYGHTTGDSPKDMFGDECLIPRPDFEVRNYMNKDSVVEDWDVAARIWENMLVKRLQPERQTPPSKNGLNDDPKAEGQDGEGDVAMDDADAAESAEKPLGENPLLITEAPWNTPKAREKAIEIIMENWGCPAFWLSRTPVLAAFAAGKATSLVIDVGGANTSVTAIHDGMVLKRSIQKSPVGGIWLSSQIRNLFEASEPKVELTPTFMIENKTPVDALAPPSVRLRHFPFQINDSFRAYEEERVLTEFKESVVEIWRGPGRYSVSGNEDYVKTQPGRVFEMPDGYNQMWREQRFRVTEGMFDETVGYNGSDSEQLTKAQTIPELIRSALNAVDVDLRGNLLANVVVTGSTSLINGFNDRLNNELMAMYPGLKIKIHAAGLTSERRFGAWIGGSILASLGTFHQMWISRKEYEENGPNVVEKRCK; encoded by the exons ATGGCCCAACAGCCCCTTCCCACGTCTATGCAGCCCACTGACATCTATGGAGGAG ATGAGGTTTCTGCCCTCGTTCTTGATCCTGGATACTGCTATACTCGAGCTGGATTTGCCGGCGAAGATGTTCCTAAATCCATCCTCCCATCGTTTTACGGCCACACAACCGGCGACAGCCCTAAAGACATGTTTGGTGATGAATGCCTCATCCCTCGCCCCGACTTCGAAGTCCGCAACTACATGAATAAGGATAGTGTGGTGGAGGATTGGGATGTCGCTGCTCGAATTTGGGAAAACATGCTTGTTAAGCGCTTGCAACCCGAACGACAAACACCTCCCTCGAAGAACGGTCTAAACGACGACCCCAAGGCAGAAGGCCAGGATGGAGAGGGCGATGTGGCCATGGACGACGCCGATGCTGCCGAATCTGCCGAGAAGCCGTTGGGCGAGAATCCCCTCTTGATTACAGAGGCTCCCTGGAATACACCCAAGGCTCGTGAGAAGGCTATTGagatcatcatggagaaCTGGGGGTGCCCTGCCTTCTGGCTGAGTCGCACTCCGGTGTTGGCGGCATTCGCCGCTGGCAAAGCTACCTCACTAGTTATTGACGTGGGCGGTGCCAACACCTCGGTCACAGCTATTCACGACGGCATGGTGCTGAAGCGATCTATCCAGAAGTCTCCTGTTGGTGGCATCTGGCTCTCTTCGCAGATCCGAAATCTTTTTGAAGCTTCAGAGCCCAAGGTCGAGCTGACACCCACCTTCATGATCGAGAACAAGACACCTGTCGACGCCCTGGCACCTCCTTCAGTCCGACTACGACACTTCCCCTTCCAGATTAACGATTCATTCCGCGCATATGAGGAAGAGCGTGTGTTGACGGAATTCAAGGAGTCAGTAGTAGAAATCTGGCGAGGCCCCGGTCGTTACAGTGTTTCCGGCAATGAGGATTATGTTAAGACGCAACCCGGCCGGGTGTTCGAGATGCCAGACGGTTATAACCAGATGTGGCGCGAGCAGCGGTTCAGAGTGACAGAGGGCATGTTTGACGAGACCGTCGGATACAATGGCTCCGACTCTGAGCAACTCACCAAAGCGCAAACCATCCCCGAGCTTATCCGCTCTGCTTTGAACGCGGTTGACGTCGATCTTCGAGGCAACCTCCTGGCTAACGTCGTCGTAACTGGCAGCACCAGTCTGATCAACGGATTCAACGACCGCCTGAACAACGAGTTGATGGCAATGTATCCTgggctcaagatcaagattcaTGCGGCAGGCCTCACGAGTGAGCGACGCTTCGGTGCCTGGATCGGCGGTAGCATTCTCGCTAGTTTGGGCACTTTCCACCAGATGTGGATTTCGCGAAAGGAGTACGAGGAGAATGGACCtaatgttgttgagaagcgaTGCAAGTAA
- a CDS encoding hypothetical protein (EggNog:ENOG41~BUSCO:EOG09262MJW), translating into MEAIKQALHLGKANDAPAEPSPEALNELKEKYTKAGQEQVFTFYDSLSSAERGTLYQQLSGFDPAHINEITHRALNPPKTSDEPDRLEPLPESATASILDSSADDISKWYDSGLDLISKGQVAVVLMAGGQGTRLGSSAPKGCYDIGLPSHKSLFQLQGERIVKIQELAAKKSAGSNAVVPWYVMTSGPTRGPTEKFFQENNYFGLSQDNVKIFEQGVMPCISNDGKILLETKGKVAVAPDGNGGLYNALVVSGVVDDMRKRGIQHIHAYCVDNCLVRVADPIFIGFSAALNVDIATKVVRKRNATESVGLILSKNGKPDVVEYSEIDKATAEELDPKQSDLLRFRAANIVNHYYSFSFLDSIPQWAHKLPHHIARKKIPSADLESGETVKPEKPNGIKLEQFVFDVFPFLTLDKFASLEVKREDEFSPLKNAPGTGEDDPDTSKADIMTQGKRWVEAAGAIVVGDKAEIGVEVSPLISYGGEGLEKLKGTEITPPTLLWRE; encoded by the exons ATGGAGGCCATCAAGCAAGCTCTTCACCTTGGCAAGGCCAATGATGCCCCTGCTGAGCCTAGCCCCGAGGCTCTcaacgagctcaaggagaagtaCACAAAAGCCGGCCAAGAGCAAGTCTTCACCTTCTACGACTCCCTCTCATCGGCCGAGCGAGGAACTCTGTACCAGCAGCTTTCTGGCTTCGACCCCGCCCATATCAACGAGATCACACACCGCGCCTTGAACCCTCCTAAGACCAGCGATGAGCCCGATCGCCTCGAGCCTCTCCCCGAATCTGCTACCGCTAGCATTCTCGACTCCAGTGCCGATGATATCTCCAAGTGGTACGACTCTGGTCTTGACCTCATCTCCAAGGGTCAGGTCGCCGTCGTCCTCATGGCTGGCGGTCAGGGCACTCGCCTTGGTAGCTCTGCCCCCAAGGGCTGCTACGACATTGGTCTTCCCTCCCACAAATCTCTCTTCCAACTTCAGGGTGAGAGAATTGTCAAGATCCAGGAGCTCGCCGCCAAGAAATCTGCTGGCTCCAACGCCGTGGTTCCCTGGTATGTCATGACCAGTGGTCCTACCCGTGGCCCTACCGAAAAGTTCTTCCAGGAAAACAACTACTTTGGCCTGAGCCAGGACAACGTCAAGATCTTCGAGCAGGGTGTTATGCCCTGCATCTCCAACGATGGCAAGATCCTTCTCGAGACCAAGGGCAAGGTTGCTGTTGCTCCTGATGGAAACGGTGGCCTCTACAACGCTCTTGTCGTCTccggtgttgttgatgatatgCGAAAGCGCGGTATTCAGCACATCCACGCCTACTGCGTAGACAACTGCCTTGTGAGGGTCGCTGACCCCATCTTCATTGGTTTCTCTGCCGCCCTTAACGTCGACATTGCCACCAAGGTTGTCCGTAAGCGTAACGCTACTGAGTCCGTCGGTCTGATTCTCTCCAAGAACGGCAAGCCAGATGTTGTCGAGTACTCCGAGATCGACAAGGCCACTGCCGAGGAGCTTGACCCTAAGCAGTCTGATCTCCTTCGATTCCGTGCTGCCAACATTGTCAACCACTACTACTCTTTCAGCTTCCTCGATTCCATTCCTCAGTGGGCTCACAAGCTCCCCCACCACATCGCCCGCAAGAAGATCCCCTCTGCTGATCTTGAGAGTGGCGAGACCGTCAAGCCCGAAAAGCCCAATGGCATCAAGCTGGAGCAGTTCGTCTTCGATGTCTTCCCCTTCCTGACCCTGGACAAGTTTGCCTCACTCGAGGTCAAGCGTGAGGATGAGTTCTCTCCCCTCAAGAACGCTCCCGGCACTGGCGAGGATGACCCCGATACCAGCAAGGCTGATATCATGACCCAGGGCAAGCGCTGGgttgaggctgctggtgCCATTGTCGTTGGTGACAAAGCCgagattggtgttgaggtgtCCCCCCTCATCAGCTAC GGTGGTGAGGGTCTGGAGAAACTCAAGGGTACGGAGATTACGCCCCCTACTCTCCTGTGGCGAGAGTAA
- the CYS9 gene encoding Thioredoxin reductase (BUSCO:EOG0926386D), producing the protein MHSKVVIIGSGPAAHTAAVYLARAELKPVLYEGFMANGIAAGGQLTTTTEVENFPGFPKGIMGGELMDNMRAQSERFGTEIVTDTVTTLDLSSRPFKYSTEFSPEETHTADSVIIATGASARRLNLPGEDKYWQNGVSACAVCDGAVPIFRNKPLFVIGGGDSAAEEATFLTKYASHVTVLVRRDVLRASRTMANRLLNHPKVTVKFNSGATEIRGGEDGLMSHLVVKNNKTGEEEVHEANGLFYAIGHDPATTLVKGQVDMDEDGYIKTVPGTTHTNVEGVFAAGDVQDKRYRQAITSAGTGCMAALEAEKFLADHEDDQRADDRPNPN; encoded by the exons ATGCATAGCAAGGTTGTCA TTATCGGTTCAGGGCCTGCTGCCCACACAGCTGCTGTCTACCTGGCACGAGCTGAATTGAAGC CCGTTCTCTATGAGGGCTTCATGGCCAATGGTATTGCTGCTGGTGGCCAATTGACCACTACCACCGAGGTTGAGAACTTCCCCGGTTTCCCCAAGGGTATCATGGGCGGAGAGTTGATG GACAACATGAGAGCCCAGTCCGAGCGCTTCGGCACAGAAATTGTCACCGACACCGTCACCACACTCGATCTCTCCTCTCGACCCTTCAAGTACAGCACCGAGTTCTCCCCCGAGGAGACACACACCGCCGACTCCGTTATCATCGCCACCGGCGCCTCGGCTCGCCGTCTCAACCTCCCTGGTGAGGACAAGTACTGGCAGAATGGTGTCTCGGCCTGCGCTGTCTGTGACGGAGCCGTCCCCATCTTCCGCAACAAGCCCCTCTTCGTTATCGGCGGTGGTGATTCTGCCGCCGAGGAGGCTACTTTCCTCACCAAGTATGCAAGCCACGTTACTGTCCTCGTCCGCCGCGATGTCCTCCGTGCCAGCCGAACCATGGCCAACCGTCTCCTCAACCACCCCAAGGTCACAGTCAAGTTCAACAGCGGCGCGACCGAGATCCGAGGTGGTGAGGATGGTCTCATGAGCCATCTCgttgtcaagaacaacaaaaccggagaggaggaggtccACGAGGCCAATGGTCTCTTCTACGCCATCGGTCACGACCCCGCCACTACCCTTGTCAAGGGCCAGGTTGACATGGACGAGGATGGCTACATCAAGACTGTCCCTGGCACTACGCACACCAACGTCGAGGGTGTCTTTGCCGCTGGTGACGTCCAGGACAAGCGATACCGACAGGCCATTACCAGTGCCGGTACTGGATGCATGGCTGCTCTCGAGGCCGAAAAGTTCCTCGCCGACCATGAGGATGACCAGCGAGCAGACGACCGACCCAACCCCaactaa
- a CDS encoding hypothetical protein (EggNog:ENOG41~BUSCO:EOG092612AK) has protein sequence MNGSYPEASALDAEHLNLLFSHPSTISSISEVSKSLQSHQNALSNEIATLETNQAYGSDSSLERMQSAQAELAQLFRKIETVRSRAIETEQNITSMTADIKRLDGTKKNLTLSMTALKRLQMLTTAYEQLRGLAKTRQYKECAGLLQAVLQLMKHFNSYRSIEQIATLSRGVAELQRELLEQVCEDFEMAFAKGEVGARRGTLVEACLVMDALGESAKARLMNWYVNTELREYRQVFRGNDEAGSLDNIGRRYAWFKRMMKTHDDEHAMIFPPHWRANETLAAAFCDGTRDDFKGILERSMRRTDGNKIDVNLLLSCLQETLDFEQSLEKRFATSSRASIDTLSSVEEKAHSFHGLISVAFEPYLSLWVESQDKQLAVMIPKYRSQPLIPPDDEFSPQAVIASAIELFHFYKLTLSQCAKLSTSERLLDLAKILAKYLDEYAQQVLLHILQSGGPKGPPLQDVVLVLNTADFWHINTNQLEESIKKRIDSEFVSKVDLSSQSDAFLGVASASVLALVRAVELDCEGVWREMKNTNWSTMESVGDQSSYVGELVRHADGKAAEILALISKQQYARAFCDNLVEHLATGYITSIIQCRPISEVGAEQMLLDKYVLTKALEKLPMHHASFSGHETPPSSFVRRVQHCMNRLDPLLKTLQVRPSPPEGLVQAYLIHIADRSDTNFKKILDLKGVRKADHAHLIELFGIHRDSTPNDKLVASSPLLTPLMTTPSLGNTVPLGVMNPSVAAAVSPRFEAGSLGEKLLSAARDISQSSTSTAAQTGLEKATINENLRNFGKFFKRDIGSFGARFGKRDGSVGAEEGR, from the exons ATGAATGGGTCTTACCCAGAGGCTTCAGCTCTTGATGCTG AACACCtcaatcttctcttctcgcACCCATCCACCATATCGTCTATAAGCGAAGTATCCAAATCATTACAGAGCCACCAAAATGCGCTTTCGAACGAAATAGCCACCCTCGAGACGAACCAGGCTTATGGATCCGACTCGAGCCTCGAGCGCATGCAGTCGGCGCAAGCTGAGCTAGCACAGCTATTTCGAAAGATCGAGACAGTGCGCTCGAGAGCGATCGAGACCGAACAGAACATCACGTCGATGACGGCCGACATAAAGAGACTTGATGGAACGAAGAAGAACCTCACGCTGAGCATGACGGCCCTCAAGAGGCTGCAGATGCTGACAACGGCTTATGAGCAGCTCAGGGGCTTGGCCAAGACGCGCCAGTATAAGGAGTGCGCAGGGCTCTTACAGGCTGTTCTGCAGCTCATGAAACACTTCAACAGTTATCGCAGTATCGAACAGATCGCGACGCTGAGCAGAGGTGTGGCCGAGCTGCAAAGAGAACTCCTTGAACAGGTCTGTGAAGACTTTGAGATGGCATTTGCTAAAGGAGAGGTCGGCGCGCGAAGGGGCACACTCGTTGAAGCATGCCTAGTCATGGATGCCCTCGGAGAATCTGCTAAGGCTCGGCTCATGAATTGGTACGTCAATACAGAGCTTCGAGAATACAGACAAGTGTTTCGCGGCAACGACGAAGCTGGAAGTCTGGACAACATTGGGCGGCGATATGCCTGGTTCAAACGAATGATGAAGACTCACGATGACGAACATGCTATGATCTTTCCTCCACACTGGAGAGCTAATGAGACATTGGCAGCAGCTTTCTGCGATGGCACTCGAGACGATTTCAAGGGCATTCTGGAGCGAAGCATGCGACGGACAGACGGCAACAAGATCGATGTCAATCTATTGTTGAGTTGCCTTCAAGAGACACTCGACTTTGAGCAGAGCCTTGAGAAGCGGTTCGCCACTTCATCAAGAGCCAGCATTGATACGCTCAGCTCTGTTGAGGAAAAGGCGCATAGTTTCCACGGATTGATCTCAGTCGCATTCGAACCATACTTGAGTTTGTGGGTTGAGTCGCAAGATAAGCAATTGGCAGTCATGATACCCAAGTACCGCAGCCAACCGCTCATACCGCCTGATGACGAGTTCTCACCACAAGCCGTTATTGCCTCGGCCATTGAGTTATTTCACTTTTACAAACTCACGCTGTCACAATGCGCGAAGCTTTCTACGAGTGAGCGCCTTCTTGATTTGGCAAAGATATTGGCCAAGTATCTCGATGAATATGCTCAGCAGGTCTTGCTGCACATATTACAGTCTGGTGGACCTAAAGGGCCTCCATTACAGGATGTTGTGCTTGTATTGAATACAGCGGACTTCTGGCACATCAACACTAATCAGCTGGAGGAAAGCATTAAGAAACGCATTGACAGTGAGTTCGTTTCTAAAGTCGACTTGTCCTCACAATCGGATGCCTTTCTTGGTGTAGCGAGTGCTTCTGTTCTGGCACTCGTTCGCGCGGTCGAGCTTGACTGCGAAGGCGTCTGGCGGGAGATGAAGAATACCAATTGGAGCACAATGGAGAGCGTTGGCGACCAAAGTTCATATGTGGGAGAGCTGGTAAGACATGCTGATGGAAAAGCCGCGGAGATATTGGCTCTTATCTCGAAGCAACAGTACGCCAGAGCCTTCTGTGATAACTTGGTGGAGCATTTGGCCACAGGGTACATTACGAGCATTATTCAATGCCGACCGATATCCGAAGTTGGGGCCGAGCAG ATGCTACTTGACAAATATGTTCTGACCAAAGCCCTTGAGAAGTTGCCTATGCATCATGCATCGTTCTCTGGGCATGAGACACCCCCTTCCAGTTTTGTGCGCAGAGTTCAGCATTGCATGAACAGACTTGATCCATTGCTTAAGACACTTCAAGTTCGGCCGTCACCGCCGGAAGGGTTGGTACAAGCGTATTTGATTCATATTGCGGATCGGTCAGATACAAACTTCAAGAAGATCCTCGATCTCAAGGGTGTTCGGAAAGCGGACCATGCTCATCTGATAGAGCTCTTTGGCATTCACCGCGACAGCACTCCCAACGATAAATTGGTAGCCAGCTCGCCCTTGCTCACTCCTCTCATGACAACCCCAAGCCTGGGTAACACAGTCCCGCTTGGAGTGATGAACCCATCCGTTGCAGCGGCTGTTAGCCCGCGGTTTGAAGCAGGATCACTAGGTGAGAAGCTTCTAAGTGCGGCGAGAGATATCAGCCAGAGTAGCACGAGCACTGCAGCACAGACAGGACTCGAGAAGGCCACAATAAATGAGAACTTGCGAAACTTtggcaagttcttcaagagaGATATTGGATCGTTTGGAGCGAGGTTTGGAAAGCGAGACGGCAGCGTTGGTGCTGAGGAGGGACGATAG
- a CDS encoding hypothetical protein (BUSCO:EOG092636Y6) produces MQYVRGLSESVSTAWNSINPATLSGAIDVIVVEHEDGTLVCSPFHVRFGKFSLLRPSDKKVEFKVNGVKQSYSMKLGEGGEAFFVFETTDRIPQSLQTSPLVSPASSPASSPPLNPEQSESGLQEPEAFELDASESKLRRPLPSVLYKKDDGLITPLSTSPELSNARPASGDWSSRVPRPHSDDILRASARSRGLDGNSSADDDEHVASERSSSPPPLAPGEALERARALSKGLSAASIPTKVTDSGDLMLDMNGFKGNEEDILRAEILARQILSEELDGNYDIGALIGFDEQGNLWIYSSEEAKQAAMNKTIEASLQSHRRATAADAISDPGYQSDSSDATASPTPLHRRAESDAGPMDLQTPPRTPPSSSGHAGDPNRNYAKTLRLTSQQLKDLKLQPGANSMAFTVNRATCKANMYLWRHETPVVISDIDGTITKSDALGHVLNMIGRDWTHSGVAKLYSDISANGYNIMYLTSRSVGQSDTTRAYLAGIVQDGYRMPPGPTILSPDRTMAALRREVYLRKPHIFKMATLRDIRNLYGPDRHPFYAGYGNRLTDQISYRTVDVPRNRIFTINSNSEVSLDLLTLNKLKMSYVNINEVVDHYFPPVSTLVKGGGEEYTDFTYWRDDPLAMADFSASESDDDDDDDGLGGPTSEYGDDEEEYDDDDGEIDEEVEEIGEGLADSYISRASMDEFAEAASVLGGSVDEERLKASMTRDLKEAYDEEDEDEIYEDGEEGHQDEHKADRTPDAAPIGQRRQGRLKEDVLAQHITGVGHLTVEK; encoded by the exons ATGCAATATGTGCGCGGCCTCAGCGAGTCCGTCTCGACTGCCTGGAATTCAATCAACCCTGCGACTCTCAGTGGTGCTATTGATGTCATTGTCGTCGAGCACGAGGATGGCACTCTGGTCTGCTCGCCGTTCCATGTCCGATTCGGAAAGTTCTCTCTCCTAAGGCCGTCTGACAAGAAGGTCGAATTCAAGGTCAATGGCGTCAAGCAAAGTTATTCCATGAAACTCGGCGAAGGCGGCGAGgccttcttcgtctttgagACCACAGACAGGATCCCACAGTCGCTGCAGACATCGCCCCTCGTTTCTCCCGCTTCCAGTCCTGCGAGCAGTCCACCCCTCAACCCGGAACAGTCAGAATCTGGTTTGCAGGAGCCGGAAGCGTTCGAGCTTGACGCTTCAGAGTCCAAACTGCGACGCCCGCTCCCGTCCGTGCTCTATAAGAAAGACGATG GCTTGATCACACCCCTTTCGACTTCTCCAGAGTTATCCAACGCCCGCCCGGCATCTGGCGACTGGTCTTCAAGGGTGCCTCGACCACATAGTGACGATATTCTCCGTGCCAGTGCTAGAAGCCGAGGTCTAGACGGAAACAGTTCcgccgacgatgatgagcatGTTGCTTCTGAACGATCCTCCAGTCCTCCGCCTCTGGCACCGGGCGAGGCTCTCGAACGTGCCAGGGCCTTGTCTAAAGGACTCTCCGCCGCAAGCATACCTACAAAGGTCACTGACAGCGGTGATTTGATGCTAGACATGAATGGGTTCAAGGGAAACGAGGAGGACATTCTTCGGGCTGAGATTTTGGCTCGACAGATTCTTTCCGAAGAGTTGGATGGAAACTATGACATCGGCGCACTCATTGGGTTCGACGAGCAGGGAAACCTATGGATCTATAGCAGTGAAGAGGCCAAACAGGCTGCTATGAACAAGACTATCGAGGCGTCTTTGCAGTCGCACCGCAGGGCTACTGCAGCCGATGCTATTTCTGATCCCGGTTATCAGAGCGACAGTAGCGATGCAACTGCTTCTCCCACTCCATTGCATCGAAGAGCCGAGTCCGACGCTGGCCCTATGGATTTGCAAACTCCTCCCCGCACCCCGCCGAGCTCATCGGGGCATGCAGGAGATCCCAACAGGAATTACGCCAAGACCTTGCGATTGACTAGTCAGCAGCTCAAGGATCTGAAGCTTCAGCCAGGTGCGAACTCGATGGCTTTTACTGTCAATCGAGCTACCTGCAAAGCAAACATGTACCTTTGGAGGCATGAGACGCCTGTTGTCATCTCGGACATTGACGGTACTATTACCAAATCGGACGCCCTCGGCCACGTGTTGAACATGATTGGCCGTGACTGGACTCACTCAGGTGTGGCCAAGTTGTACAGTGATATTTCCGCCAATGGTTATAATATCATGTACCTTACCAGTCGATCCGTTGGACAATCGGATACTACAAGAGCCTACCTGGCGGGTATCGTTCAGGATGGCTATAGGATGCCGCCCGGACCTACAATCCTGTCACCAGATAGAACCATGGCTGCACTAAGGCGAGAGGTCTACCTTCGCAAACCccacatcttcaagatggcaaCTCTTCGAGACATTCGAAACTTATACGGCCCAGATCGTCATCCCTTTTATGCCGGTTACGGAAATCGTTTGACCGATCAGATCTCTTACCGGACCGTCGATGTCCCTCGAAACCGCATTTTCACCATCAATTCAAACTCGGAAGTGTCTCTTGATCTACTGAcactcaacaagctcaagatgagCTACGTGAATATCAACGAAGTCGTTGACCATTACTTCCCTCCCGTGAGCACACTGGTAAAAGGTGGCGGCGAGGAGTACACAGATTTCACGTATTGGAGGGATGATCCTCTTGCCATGGCTGATTTTTCAGCAAGcgagagtgatgatgacgatgacgatgacggccTAGGAGGACCTACTAGCGAgtatggtgatgatgaagaggaatacgacgatgacgatggcgaAATAGATGAAGAAGTGGAAGAGATCGGTGAAGGACTTGCCGATAGCTACATCTCTCGAGCATCTATGGATGAGTTTGCCGAAGCCGCAAGTGTTTTGGGCGGTAGCGTTGACGAAGAGCGACTCAAGGCGTCTATGACACGCGACTTGAAAGAAGCTtacgacgaggaggatgaagatgagatttacgaagatggcgaggaagGCCATCAAGACGAACACAAGGCCGACAGAACTCCTGATGCTGCTCCCATTGGACAAAGGCGTCAAGGTCGGCTTAAGGAAGACGTTCTCGCCCAACACATAACCGGGGTTGGTCATCTCACCGTtgagaagtga